Within Brassica oleracea var. oleracea cultivar TO1000 unplaced genomic scaffold, BOL UnpScaffold01048, whole genome shotgun sequence, the genomic segment ttaaaaagataaagcAACAGAAACAAATGGGAAAGTGAAAATAAAAGTCAAATCCCTAAAACTACTCCTCGACGCCGAATTCACCATCCTCGAACTGGCCACCCGCGCGCTTCATCCTATCACCTGTGTCGTCCATCCCAGATGGAACTTTAGCAAAGAAATCTTCTGGCAGATCCTCCGTAATCTGAGGCAGATCAAGCTTCTCAATGGAGAAATCCGAAACCGCCATCACATCGAGCCCCGACCCGAGCTCGACCTCTTTCGTACAAAGACGCAATAACTCATCCGAGGCCAAAAGATTGTTGTTCATGAtctccttcaagagatctataTTTTCCATAACCTCCCTAAGGCGAGCTTCGAAATCAGTTGcggccttcttcttctcccacttctTCTTCAGAGATATCAACATATCCAAGTAGCTATCCACCAGAGTCTTTTTAGCGTCATAAGTTGCGCGACGAAGATCATCAGAGAACTTATTAGCAGAAGATTCGACCTTCGCCTCCAAAAAGGAAACTTGCTCGAGAGCCGACTTCCTCTTGTCACTCACGACTCATAGACGAGCCTCAAGCGAAGCAGACTGATTCCCCAGCTTCTCAGCAGCGGCCAGTTGAGCAGCATTAGCACGCTCTCGATCCTGAGCCATCTTCAGACCAAGTTTTAGCTCCCGAACGACCTTCTTTTATTCATAAAGTTCGTCAGAACGCGGAACATCCTGCAGGCGCTTTTCTAAATTCGCCGTGAACTCGTTATTAGCCTCCATAGCCTGGAACATAACAAGTCAGCACCaacaaaacaaaccaaagaTTCAAAAGCAGCCAATATCAAATAGGACAACCTTAGCATGAGCGACAGCCATCTTCACATAAGCCTCACGCTCCGTAATATTTCGCAAAGAAGGAAGCAGACACCCAGCTGGTTTGAAATGCCTCCTCACCAAGTGAGAAACGCTATCCGGATCCTCCGTGATAGGACAATCCTTGGAGTGAGAAAACTGCCAATGAAACGGTTTAGCAACAGCCATCTCACCCGAAACACCGAGACGATGGTTTGAACCATTCATTTTAGCCTTCTTCGGAGGACGATCACGCCCCTCCGAACGAGTTGGGCTACTCGATTTAACATGAGCAGCAGACTTGTCACCATCGAGGTCCTTTCCCTCTTGGGTTGAAGCCCGCGGGAGTCTGGTCTCCTCACGAAGAACTTCTGTGAGCGCTTCGCTCACGTCTCCGGATCGGATGTGTTCCGCATTAACACTACCAGCTCGAGTTCGTATCCTTTCGGAGTTACGAGGGGTCATTCTTCTCGATGCCATGTCCTCCTGACAAGTAAGGACAAATAATCTAACGGGGTACTGTGGTAAACCCTAAAACGAAGGGAGGCTTTATAAAGACCAAGGCATCACCGTATCTCAACGACCTAAGTAAAAGAATCTCAAAGGCTAAGGAAGAAAGATTTTCCGAAAATCGTGTTTATCCATTTAAGATTTTCCAAACCTCGCAATCGAAGATCgcggaaaataaaaatacaaaatacaaaaataaatcaaatataagaGATTAACTAGAATCGGATCCATCGGGGACAGACGACCCCTCGACTTGATCCACtaaatcttcggaaacttgaggAAGATCAAGCTCGGTGATCGACCAATCTGACACGGCGGCTGAAGCAAGAAGACCTTCACAATCTCCTTCCATCTCCTTCAAACGAGCAAGCTCTGCATCTACGGCTAGGCCCCCATCCTTAAGCTCGTTCAGAAGATCGATGTTGGCAATCACCTCCTGCAACTAGATTTTAGCGGACACTTCCTTCTTTTTACTCGTCAATTTCTCCTTCAAGGATTCGAGGACCTCTCGATATTGCTTTTCGATATCACGACGAGCGATACAAGAAGCAAGACGAATATCCTGATCCCTCTCGACCTCAAGCGCCGCGATGTTGGCCCTCTGAGCAACGACCTGAGTCGTATAAGCCTCGTTCTCCTGCTGAATTCTCCTCAAATCATCAGTCAAAGCCTCGATATTTTAAGCATCCCTTTTTCCCTCGCGTTTGGTGGCTTCAAGTTCCTCCAAAGGCCTCTTAATCTTGGAACCAATTCTTTCAATCTCCTTGTCATTCCGAGAAGCCTCGACGCGATCCTCCATCACCATAACGTACTTGTTGAAAGCTTCCATCACCTAAAAAGAAATCGAAACGAACTAATAAGCACCTCGAAGCGCCTTTCAGAAGGAAGAGAGCGAGAATCAAACCTTAGAGCTCGCATCCGCAACCTTAGCGTAAGCTTCCTTCTcggccgaagaagcaagggacGGAAAACGACAGCCTGCAGACCTCATGCGGCCGGTGAGAGAGATTAAGTCGCCTTGAGCCGCAAACAAAGAACCATCGCCTTCAGGAACAAGCCTAGGACAAGATGGACCGGGCAAGGCGGCCTTCGACGACTGACGCCGCTTATGGGTCGTGGCACGGTCTCATCTTCCAAACCAGGGCTCAACAAGATTGGAGATCGCTCCTCTAAAGAAGAACCTTCATCTTCGGTGTCCCGAATCGAGATCAAAGGAGGTCTATCAAAAGCTCGGCTCCTTGATGCCGACCCAGAAGCACGAAACGACGACCTCCTCACGAGCTGTCTAACCAGTCGATCTGAAGATTGACCTTGAACGGAAGGGGTCGTAACGACTTCCCGGGAGTATTTCGCCTCATCCTCAGAACCCTCAACCAGGGGGGGCCTGTTGGTCTCTTCTGGCATGGCGAAAGCAGCTTGAATTCGAGTCTGGTCAAATGAAGACCAGTTCAAATGACCTCTCCGAAGGACTTCGATCAGACCACGAATCTCGTCTGACATCAATGAACTTCCGGAAGGAGCTGAAACaatcaaagaaaaatgagaaattgaGTCACCAATTCCCCAAAGAGAAATATTGACACTCAGATTAAAAAACTAACCGATATTCTCAGCCCAATTCCGGGGAAGTCGAGAGAAATCAAAATCGCCCACAGACGCTCGATCCACGTTAAAAACGAAAAACTGCTCGTGCCACTTCTCATTACGATAGGGGACGTCCTCGATGATGTGGCGACCCGGGCGCGGAGACACGAGGAAGGTACCAGGATTCTCCTTGTTCCGCTTCACCAGAACGAGGTGTCGGAACTCACCGAGGCCAAAAGGAAGACCTTCCTCCCTAGCCCTAACCAATAACGCAATAAGGTGCCTAAGAAAATTCGGGAGGATTTGTGTAAAGAATAATCCAAGCTCTGCCAGAATCTCGAGCACAGGCTCCGGAATCGGGAAGGTAAGACCGCAAGAGTGAAAGAAAGAACGATAGGCTCCGCAATACCCTCCTCGTACGGTTTTGGGAGTCTCAGTCGCACCGGTCAAATCAAGAACGACGGCGCGATCGACCCCATACACCTTGTAGAGATCCTCAAGATTATCGGTCGTAGTCGTCGGACGAGGAAAACTGAACGATGAGGACATCTCAAGTTCAACGATCAAGAAATCTTAGAGAAAAAGTAAAAGAGAGATGAGGAAAAAGAATCGAAGTTGAAACGAAAAAGAAATCTCTCACGTATTTATAACCATCCTAACggtg encodes:
- the LOC106320745 gene encoding uncharacterized protein At3g60930, chloroplastic-like, whose translation is MSSSFSFPRPTTTTDNLEDLYKVYGVDRAVVLDLTGATETPKTVRGGYCGAYRSFFHSCGLTFPIPEPVLEILAELGLFFTQILPNFLRHLIALLVRAREEGLPFGLGEFRHLVLVKRNKENPGTFLVSPRPGRHIIEDVPYRNEKWHEQFFVFNVDRASVGDFDFSRLPRNWAENIAPSGSSLMSDEIRGLIEVLRRGHLNWSSFDQTRIQAAFAMPEETNRPPLVEGSEDEAKYSREVVTTPSVQGQSSDRLVRQLVRRSSFRASGSASRSRAFDRPPLISIRDTEDEGSSLEERSPILLSPGLEDETVPRPISGVSRRRPPCPVHLVLGLFLKAMVLCLRLKAT